In Dyadobacter subterraneus, a single genomic region encodes these proteins:
- a CDS encoding acyl-CoA thioesterase translates to MLSSEIEIDIRFSETDAMGVVWHGNYLKFFEDGREAFGREFGLEYLTIFDKGYFTPIVKSEIDHKASVFYGQKIKVITKFVSSKAAKIMFEYQVINLSTNEICAVGKTMQVFLDRETRLLELLTPEFYRVWKENYQV, encoded by the coding sequence ATGCTTTCTTCTGAAATTGAAATTGATATAAGATTTAGTGAAACAGATGCCATGGGCGTCGTCTGGCATGGCAACTATCTCAAATTTTTTGAAGATGGAAGAGAGGCTTTTGGCAGAGAATTCGGACTGGAATATTTAACAATTTTCGATAAGGGATATTTTACACCCATTGTAAAATCAGAAATTGACCATAAGGCATCGGTTTTTTATGGACAGAAAATTAAAGTGATTACCAAATTTGTTTCTTCCAAAGCGGCAAAGATCATGTTTGAATATCAGGTGATTAACCTGTCTACAAATGAAATTTGCGCTGTTGGGAAAACCATGCAGGTGTTTCTGGACCGTGAAACAAGACTGCTGGAATTATTAACACCAGAGTTTTACAGGGTCTGGAAAGAAAATTATCAGGTCTGA
- a CDS encoding beta-ketoacyl-[acyl-carrier-protein] synthase family protein encodes MNHRVVITGIGIYSCLGENLGEVTKSLYAGKSGIIFDQERKDFGFRSALTGMVKEPDLKPFLSRRQRLGMHQPAMYAYMSTKEAMEMSGLDIDFLDTTETGIIFGNDSTAASVVEAFDKAREKFDTTLIGSGAIFQNMNSTVNMNLSTIFKLKGINFTLSAACASGSHSIGMGYIMIKQGLQDRIICGGAQEINMAAMCSFDGLGTFSVHESDPAKASRPFDKDRDGLVPSGGAATVILESYEAAVKRGAPILGEVVGYGFSSNGDHISNPSMKGQVRSLEMALTNAGLSVSEIDYINAHATSTPVGDSSEANAIYEVFGGNVPVSSTKSMTGHECWMAGASEIVYSLLMMKDGFVAPNINFENPDEESAKINIIAQTKEQNIDCFLSNSFGFGGTNSTLIIKKI; translated from the coding sequence ATGAACCACAGAGTCGTTATCACCGGAATTGGCATTTATTCCTGTCTGGGAGAAAATCTTGGAGAGGTTACCAAATCACTATATGCCGGAAAAAGTGGTATTATTTTTGACCAGGAACGTAAAGATTTCGGTTTTCGATCTGCCCTTACCGGTATGGTTAAGGAGCCTGATTTGAAACCATTTTTGTCGAGAAGACAGCGTTTGGGCATGCATCAGCCTGCTATGTACGCCTATATGTCGACGAAGGAAGCAATGGAAATGTCTGGTCTGGACATAGATTTTCTTGACACAACAGAAACCGGAATTATTTTTGGAAATGACAGTACGGCTGCATCGGTTGTAGAAGCTTTCGACAAAGCAAGAGAAAAATTTGATACTACGTTGATCGGAAGCGGTGCTATTTTTCAGAATATGAATAGCACGGTGAATATGAATCTTTCAACTATTTTCAAGCTGAAAGGAATTAATTTTACTTTAAGTGCAGCTTGTGCTTCCGGTTCTCATTCTATTGGAATGGGATATATTATGATTAAACAGGGTTTGCAGGATAGAATTATTTGTGGTGGCGCACAGGAAATCAATATGGCTGCCATGTGCAGCTTTGATGGTTTGGGTACTTTTTCTGTCCACGAATCTGATCCTGCCAAAGCATCCCGTCCATTCGACAAAGATAGAGACGGACTTGTTCCCAGCGGCGGCGCTGCAACGGTTATTCTGGAATCCTATGAAGCTGCTGTAAAACGCGGAGCACCGATTCTTGGTGAAGTTGTCGGTTACGGTTTTTCTTCAAATGGTGATCATATTTCAAATCCAAGCATGAAGGGGCAGGTCAGATCGCTGGAAATGGCTTTAACTAATGCCGGTCTTTCGGTTAGCGAAATCGATTATATCAATGCCCATGCGACTTCAACGCCGGTTGGTGACAGTAGTGAGGCAAACGCGATTTATGAAGTTTTTGGTGGTAATGTTCCTGTGAGTTCAACCAAATCCATGACTGGACATGAATGCTGGATGGCTGGCGCGAGCGAGATCGTTTATTCACTTTTGATGATGAAGGATGGCTTTGTGGCACCGAATATCAATTTTGAAAACCCGGACGAGGAATCTGCTAAAATTAATATTATCGCACAAACCAAAGAACAGAATATAGATTGTTTTCTATCTAACTCTTTTGGTTTTGGTGGTACAAATTCTACATTGATTATTAAAAAAATTTAA
- a CDS encoding phosphopantetheine-binding protein has translation METLKEDLKKQIIEQLNLEDLQVSDIDDDALLFSSEGIGLDSIDALELIVLMEKYYGIQVTNPDEGKVAFLSINTMADYIEKRRAS, from the coding sequence ATGGAAACGTTAAAGGAAGATTTAAAAAAACAAATTATAGAGCAATTGAATCTTGAAGATTTGCAGGTTTCGGATATTGATGACGATGCGTTGCTTTTCAGTTCGGAAGGAATCGGGTTGGACTCGATTGATGCGCTGGAATTAATTGTTTTGATGGAAAAATATTACGGCATACAGGTTACAAATCCGGATGAAGGAAAAGTTGCTTTCCTGTCAATAAACACCATGGCCGATTACATAGAAAAAAGAAGAGCGAGTTAA
- the fabG gene encoding 3-oxoacyl-ACP reductase FabG has product MNCALVTGASRGLGRAIAVQLAKDHELFILVNYSTNQEAAEETLTEIKAHGGNGELLQFNVQTKTEVDEALNGWKEANPDNFISVLVNNAGITRDGLFMWMPEKDWDDVLNTSTKGLFNVTQNVIQQMLRKRTGRIINIASVSGLKGVAGQTNYSAAKGAMIASTKALAQEVAKRKITVNAVAPGFITSDMTKDLNEDELKQMIPMNRFGKAEEVAHLVSFLASEKASYITGEVININGGIYS; this is encoded by the coding sequence ATGAATTGCGCACTTGTAACAGGAGCATCCAGAGGATTGGGAAGAGCGATAGCGGTGCAATTGGCTAAGGATCACGAACTTTTTATTCTGGTAAATTACTCAACAAACCAGGAAGCAGCAGAAGAAACGTTAACGGAAATCAAGGCGCATGGAGGAAACGGCGAACTTTTACAGTTCAACGTACAGACCAAAACCGAAGTGGACGAAGCTTTAAACGGCTGGAAAGAAGCAAATCCTGATAATTTTATCAGCGTTTTGGTTAATAATGCAGGAATTACGCGTGACGGATTATTTATGTGGATGCCTGAAAAAGATTGGGACGATGTGCTAAATACCTCAACCAAAGGACTTTTCAATGTAACGCAGAATGTAATCCAGCAGATGCTTCGTAAAAGAACGGGCCGGATTATCAATATCGCTTCGGTTTCGGGATTAAAAGGAGTAGCAGGACAAACCAATTATTCGGCGGCGAAAGGTGCTATGATTGCTTCAACAAAAGCGCTGGCCCAGGAAGTTGCCAAAAGAAAAATTACGGTCAATGCAGTGGCGCCGGGTTTCATCACCAGCGACATGACAAAAGACCTAAATGAAGACGAATTGAAACAAATGATCCCGATGAATCGTTTTGGGAAAGCGGAAGAAGTTGCGCACCTCGTAAGTTTTCTCGCTTCGGAAAAAGCTTCTTACATCACGGGAGAAGTAATTAACATCAACGGAGGAATTTATTCATAA
- a CDS encoding beta-ketoacyl synthase N-terminal-like domain-containing protein, translating into MEENFQAVCENRSGISLIPSAGFNNESVHLSKITSISTEHKFEYLLIAITEKVLKRIDPEILSSGKTIVVISSTKGDLDRNISSPFAESIAAFKKHYQFENEPVVVSNACISGVLAINAAGNFIKSGLYDHAIVLGCDVISDFVLYGFQSLFAVSSTPCAPFDANRNGITLGEGCAAVVLSNTREIFQKSAFQLFTGTSANDANHISGPSRTGEGLFRSVNKTLEQNHISGNEIDFISAHGTATVFNDEMEAIAFDRLQISEKPLNSLKGYFGHTLGAAGIIETAISMQMMRNNLLVKSLGYKESGTSKTLNIATENKSSELKTILKTASGFGGCNASLVIRKL; encoded by the coding sequence ATGGAAGAAAACTTTCAGGCGGTTTGTGAAAACCGTTCGGGGATTTCTTTAATTCCAAGTGCCGGTTTTAATAATGAATCTGTTCATTTATCTAAAATTACCAGTATTTCCACTGAGCATAAATTTGAATATTTACTGATCGCCATAACAGAAAAAGTGTTGAAACGGATTGACCCGGAAATTTTGTCATCCGGAAAAACCATTGTAGTTATCAGCTCGACAAAAGGAGATTTGGATAGAAATATTTCGAGTCCTTTTGCAGAATCAATTGCTGCCTTTAAAAAACATTATCAGTTTGAAAATGAGCCTGTTGTTGTTTCAAACGCCTGTATTTCCGGTGTTTTGGCAATCAATGCTGCTGGCAATTTTATTAAATCAGGACTATATGATCACGCTATTGTTTTAGGCTGTGACGTCATTTCTGATTTTGTTTTATACGGATTTCAGTCACTTTTCGCGGTAAGTTCTACGCCCTGTGCGCCGTTTGATGCAAACAGAAACGGCATTACGCTGGGTGAAGGATGTGCGGCAGTTGTGTTATCTAACACAAGAGAAATATTTCAGAAATCAGCTTTTCAATTATTTACAGGCACATCTGCAAATGATGCAAATCACATTTCCGGACCTTCCCGGACCGGCGAAGGTTTGTTTAGAAGTGTAAATAAAACGCTTGAACAAAATCATATTTCAGGTAACGAAATTGATTTTATTTCGGCACATGGCACGGCCACTGTTTTTAATGATGAAATGGAAGCCATCGCATTTGACAGACTTCAAATCAGTGAAAAACCACTGAATAGTCTGAAAGGCTATTTTGGTCATACCTTGGGAGCAGCAGGTATTATTGAAACAGCAATTTCCATGCAGATGATGCGAAATAATTTGCTGGTGAAAAGTCTAGGGTATAAGGAATCAGGCACTTCAAAAACCTTGAATATTGCTACCGAAAATAAATCTTCCGAATTAAAAACAATCTTGAAAACCGCCTCAGGTTTCGGAGGTTGTAACGCATCCCTTGTCATTCGGAAATTATGA
- a CDS encoding acyl carrier protein, which yields MNDKFVTMGLGDIIEDTRDFLSEEFEVNRDLILPENSLKDTLDLDSLDYVDLVVLIEENLNIKVTGEDFKEIETFGDFYALIQKKLSL from the coding sequence ATGAATGATAAATTTGTTACGATGGGATTGGGAGATATTATCGAGGATACCAGAGATTTTTTGTCAGAGGAGTTTGAGGTAAATAGAGATCTTATACTTCCTGAGAATAGTTTGAAAGATACATTGGATCTGGATAGCCTGGATTATGTTGACCTGGTTGTGCTCATTGAGGAGAATCTGAACATCAAAGTTACCGGTGAAGATTTTAAGGAAATTGAAACTTTTGGTGATTTTTACGCGCTGATTCAAAAGAAGTTATCGCTGTAA
- a CDS encoding beta-ketoacyl-[acyl-carrier-protein] synthase family protein, which produces MSVRITGIGIVSAIGLNVAENLFSLENGKSGISPIQYLAQKGDYLVGEVKCSNDELVNRLGVTSLPISRTSLLGLAAAKEAWGENKHSSKLRTGIISATSVGGMDQTEHFYRDYLDQNNPDFQVLKCHDSGNTTERIAAELGISGYINTLSTACSSGANAIMLGARLIEQGKLDRVLVGGTDALTQFTLNGFRSLMIYDDQWCRPFDESRSGLNLGEGAAFLLLENEKSVEFSGNEILCCLSGWANAADAYHQTASSPDGKGATLAIQNAIEVSGLSALDISYVNAHGTGTKNNDLSESVALLNIFGDNCPDFSSTKPFTGHTLAAAGAIEAVFSVLAIQNGIIFPNLNYNHAIAETGLVPITEFQSDQPVTSVLSNSFGFGGNNSSLVFSVNNS; this is translated from the coding sequence ATGTCCGTTCGCATCACAGGTATTGGAATTGTTTCAGCCATTGGATTAAATGTGGCTGAAAATCTGTTTTCACTTGAAAATGGCAAATCCGGTATTAGCCCGATACAGTATCTGGCTCAAAAAGGGGATTATCTGGTTGGCGAAGTGAAGTGCTCAAATGACGAACTGGTAAATAGATTGGGCGTAACATCCCTGCCGATTTCGAGGACATCGTTATTAGGATTGGCTGCGGCGAAAGAAGCATGGGGAGAAAATAAACACTCATCTAAATTGCGAACTGGTATCATTTCTGCGACTTCGGTGGGTGGAATGGATCAGACGGAACATTTTTACCGTGATTATCTGGATCAGAATAATCCTGATTTCCAGGTTTTAAAATGTCATGATAGCGGAAATACCACCGAGCGCATTGCAGCTGAATTAGGGATTTCCGGTTATATCAATACACTTTCTACCGCCTGTTCCTCAGGAGCAAACGCGATTATGCTGGGTGCGCGTCTGATCGAACAAGGCAAACTTGACCGTGTGCTGGTTGGAGGCACAGACGCTTTGACGCAGTTTACATTGAATGGGTTTCGCTCTTTGATGATCTATGACGATCAGTGGTGCAGGCCTTTTGATGAATCAAGAAGCGGACTGAATCTGGGTGAAGGCGCTGCTTTTTTGTTGTTGGAAAATGAAAAAAGTGTGGAATTCTCAGGAAATGAAATCCTTTGCTGTTTAAGTGGCTGGGCAAATGCGGCCGACGCTTATCACCAGACTGCATCTTCTCCTGACGGAAAAGGAGCGACACTGGCCATTCAAAATGCTATTGAAGTTTCAGGATTAAGCGCCTTGGACATTTCCTACGTTAATGCGCATGGAACAGGAACCAAGAATAATGATCTGTCTGAGTCGGTTGCCTTATTAAATATTTTTGGAGATAATTGTCCTGATTTTAGCTCGACAAAACCATTTACCGGACATACTCTGGCGGCTGCTGGCGCGATTGAGGCGGTTTTTTCAGTACTCGCCATTCAAAATGGCATTATTTTCCCAAACCTGAATTACAATCATGCAATTGCGGAAACGGGCTTGGTGCCCATTACAGAATTTCAGTCAGATCAGCCGGTAACTTCTGTTTTGTCCAATTCTTTCGGGTTTGGAGGGAATAATTCGTCATTGGTTTTTTCTGTTAATAATTCATAA
- a CDS encoding lysophospholipid acyltransferase family protein, with the protein MINALGLNFAYGLLRIVSYYYYLFAAKPKEALLDFYSKTLNISGGQALDLVRRNFFILGQTLLDRAAFLLGKDKNFTHIFENEQYLLDMRDGGKGGILLSAHLGNWETAGNLLKGRITPTINIVMLDAEVESIKKFMDLSTGGSRFKIIPIKNDLSHVISIRNALLNNEFVAIHADRYLEGAKYIELDFFDKKAKFPHGPFIIASKFDAPVTFVFAAKDGKYSYHLSATKPISGKVKPEEIAKLYVAELERKVREYPEQWFNYFKFFQE; encoded by the coding sequence TTGATTAACGCCCTGGGGCTGAATTTTGCTTACGGGCTTTTGCGGATAGTATCGTATTATTACTATCTGTTTGCTGCAAAACCCAAGGAAGCACTTCTGGATTTTTATAGTAAAACGCTTAATATTTCCGGGGGCCAGGCACTTGATCTGGTGAGACGGAATTTTTTCATTCTCGGACAAACCTTGCTTGACCGGGCCGCTTTTCTTCTTGGAAAAGACAAAAATTTTACCCATATTTTTGAAAACGAGCAGTATCTGCTCGATATGAGAGATGGCGGAAAAGGCGGAATTTTGCTGAGTGCGCACCTGGGAAACTGGGAAACCGCCGGTAATCTTTTAAAAGGACGAATTACTCCCACAATAAATATCGTGATGCTGGACGCTGAGGTTGAAAGCATCAAAAAATTCATGGATCTTTCCACAGGAGGTTCCAGATTTAAGATCATACCCATCAAAAATGATTTATCGCATGTTATTTCAATACGTAACGCGCTGTTAAATAATGAGTTTGTGGCAATTCACGCGGATCGTTATCTGGAAGGAGCAAAATATATTGAACTTGATTTTTTTGATAAAAAAGCAAAATTTCCACACGGCCCATTTATAATTGCATCGAAATTTGATGCGCCGGTAACCTTTGTTTTTGCGGCGAAAGATGGAAAATACAGTTACCATTTAAGTGCAACCAAACCAATCAGCGGCAAAGTAAAACCGGAAGAAATTGCAAAACTATATGTAGCAGAGTTAGAGCGGAAAGTCCGGGAATATCCGGAGCAATGGTTTAACTATTTCAAATTTTTTCAGGAATGA